One window of the Streptomyces sp. NBC_00259 genome contains the following:
- the ribH gene encoding 6,7-dimethyl-8-ribityllumazine synthase, producing the protein MSGKGAPELSVRNCGDLRVAVIAAQWHEKIMDGLVDGALRALHELGIDEPTLLRVPGSFELPVVAKVLAGRGYDAIVALGVVIRGGTPHFDYVCQGVTQGLVKVSVDTGVPVGFGVLTCDTEEQALDRAGLEGSNEDKGHEAVTAAVSTAATLRSVSEPWR; encoded by the coding sequence GTGAGCGGCAAGGGCGCACCCGAACTGTCCGTACGCAACTGCGGAGACCTCCGCGTGGCCGTCATCGCGGCCCAGTGGCACGAGAAGATCATGGACGGTCTCGTCGACGGCGCCCTGCGCGCCCTCCACGAGCTGGGCATCGACGAACCCACCCTGCTGCGGGTCCCCGGCAGCTTCGAGCTGCCCGTCGTCGCCAAGGTGCTGGCAGGCCGCGGCTACGACGCGATCGTGGCGCTCGGCGTCGTCATCCGCGGCGGCACGCCCCACTTCGACTACGTGTGCCAGGGCGTCACCCAGGGCCTCGTCAAGGTCTCCGTCGACACCGGCGTCCCCGTCGGCTTCGGCGTACTGACCTGCGACACCGAGGAGCAGGCACTCGACCGGGCCGGTCTGGAGGGCTCCAACGAGGACAAGGGACACGAGGCCGTCACCGCCGCCGTGTCCACCGCGGCCACGCTGCGTTCAGTATCTGAACCCTGGCGCTGA
- the hisG gene encoding ATP phosphoribosyltransferase translates to MLRIAVPNKGSLSGPAGEMLHEAGYLQRKDSKELVLVDPENEVEFFYLRPRDIAIYVSSGRLDIGITGRDLLLDSGANAEEILQLGFARSTFRYATKPGTASGVEEFGGLTIATSYEGIVAKHLADNGIDASVVHLDGAVETAIELGVAQVIADVVETGTSLRNAGLGVIGEPILTSEAVVIRRTGAKADDPKVQQFLRRLQGVLVARSYVMMDYDCRVEHLEQAVSLTPGLESPTVSPLHHEGWVAVRAMVPAKEAQRIMDDLYALGARAILTTAIHACRL, encoded by the coding sequence ATGCTGCGCATCGCCGTCCCCAACAAGGGTTCACTCTCCGGACCTGCGGGGGAGATGCTCCATGAGGCGGGCTACCTCCAGCGCAAGGACTCCAAGGAACTCGTCCTGGTCGACCCGGAGAACGAGGTCGAGTTCTTCTACCTGCGCCCGCGTGACATCGCGATCTACGTCAGCTCGGGCCGCCTCGACATCGGCATCACCGGCCGCGACCTGCTGCTGGACTCCGGTGCCAACGCCGAGGAGATCCTCCAGCTCGGCTTCGCCCGCTCCACGTTCCGCTACGCCACCAAGCCCGGCACCGCCTCCGGTGTCGAGGAGTTCGGCGGGCTGACCATCGCCACCTCGTACGAGGGCATCGTCGCCAAGCACCTCGCGGACAACGGCATCGACGCCTCCGTCGTCCACCTCGACGGCGCCGTGGAGACCGCGATCGAGCTGGGCGTCGCCCAGGTCATCGCCGATGTCGTGGAGACCGGCACGAGTCTGCGCAACGCCGGCCTCGGCGTGATCGGCGAGCCGATCCTCACCTCCGAGGCCGTCGTCATCCGCCGCACCGGCGCCAAGGCCGACGACCCCAAGGTGCAGCAGTTCCTGCGCCGCCTCCAGGGCGTTCTCGTCGCCCGCTCCTACGTGATGATGGACTACGACTGCCGCGTCGAGCACCTGGAGCAGGCCGTCTCCCTCACCCCGGGACTCGAGTCCCCGACCGTCTCCCCGCTGCACCACGAGGGCTGGGTCGCCGTCCGTGCGATGGTGCCGGCCAAGGAGGCACAGCGGATCATGGACGATCTGTACGCACTGGGCGCCCGCGCGATCCTCACGACCGCGATCCACGCCTGCCGGCTCTGA
- a CDS encoding SCO1431 family membrane protein, translating into MTATTANATDARARTGGPKDDGPKIVEHIMGWVLVVVFAMLVTQAGLL; encoded by the coding sequence ATGACCGCGACCACAGCCAACGCCACCGACGCCCGGGCCCGCACGGGCGGCCCCAAGGACGACGGCCCCAAGATCGTCGAGCACATCATGGGCTGGGTCCTCGTCGTCGTCTTCGCGATGCTGGTCACCCAGGCCGGGCTCCTCTGA
- a CDS encoding phosphoribosyl-ATP diphosphatase, protein MSKKTFEELFVELQHKAANGDPATSRTAELVDKGVHAIGKKVVEEAAEVWMAAEYEGKDAAAEEISQLLYHVQVMMVARGISLDDVYAHL, encoded by the coding sequence ATGTCCAAGAAGACGTTCGAGGAGCTCTTCGTCGAGCTCCAGCACAAGGCCGCCAACGGCGATCCCGCCACCTCCCGCACCGCCGAACTGGTGGACAAGGGCGTCCATGCCATCGGCAAGAAGGTCGTCGAGGAGGCCGCCGAAGTCTGGATGGCCGCCGAGTACGAGGGCAAGGACGCCGCCGCCGAGGAGATCTCCCAGTTGCTGTACCACGTCCAGGTGATGATGGTCGCGCGCGGGATCAGCCTCGACGACGTCTACGCCCATCTCTGA
- a CDS encoding glycoside hydrolase family 18 protein — MLGPRPPRARFRALIAAVCTAVLGAGLLAGAGTATATDATTTATAGPAATAGSAAPRAGSNVVGYFTNWGVYQRNYHVKNIETSGSASKLTHINYAFGNVTGGKCVIGDAFADHEKAYTADQSVDGVADTWDQPLRGSFNQLRKLKKLHPGLKVIWSFGGWTWSGGFTEAAKNPAAFAESCYGLVEDPRWADVFDGIDIDWEYPNACGLSCDTSGRDAFGNLMSALRAKFGSSNLVTAAITADASSGGKIDATDYAGAAQYVDWYNPMTYDFFGAWAAQGPTAPHSPLTSYAGIPQAGFDSDAAIQKLKGLGIPSSKLLLGIGFYGRGWTGVTQSVPGGTATGPAPGTYEQGIEDYKVLKTTCPANGTVAGTAYAHCGSQWWSYDTPATIAGKMAYKNQQGLGGTFFWELSGDTTDGELIRSIG; from the coding sequence ATGCTCGGACCCCGACCCCCACGCGCCCGCTTCCGGGCCCTGATCGCCGCGGTCTGTACGGCCGTCCTCGGCGCCGGCCTGCTCGCCGGAGCCGGCACGGCCACCGCCACCGACGCCACCACCACCGCCACCGCAGGCCCGGCCGCCACCGCGGGCTCCGCCGCCCCCAGGGCCGGCTCCAACGTCGTCGGCTACTTCACCAACTGGGGCGTCTACCAGCGCAATTACCATGTCAAGAACATCGAGACGTCCGGCTCCGCGAGCAAGCTCACCCACATCAACTACGCCTTCGGCAACGTCACCGGCGGCAAGTGCGTCATCGGCGACGCCTTCGCCGACCACGAGAAGGCGTACACCGCCGACCAGTCCGTCGACGGCGTCGCCGACACCTGGGACCAGCCGCTGCGCGGCAGCTTCAACCAGCTGCGCAAGCTGAAGAAGCTGCACCCCGGCCTCAAGGTCATCTGGTCGTTCGGCGGCTGGACCTGGTCGGGCGGCTTCACCGAGGCCGCGAAGAACCCCGCGGCCTTCGCCGAGTCCTGCTACGGCCTGGTCGAGGACCCGCGCTGGGCGGACGTCTTCGACGGCATCGACATCGACTGGGAGTACCCGAACGCCTGCGGCCTCTCCTGCGACACCAGCGGCCGTGACGCCTTCGGGAATCTGATGTCCGCGCTGCGCGCGAAGTTCGGCTCCTCGAACCTCGTCACCGCGGCGATCACCGCGGACGCCAGCAGCGGCGGAAAGATCGACGCGACCGACTACGCGGGCGCCGCCCAGTACGTCGACTGGTACAACCCGATGACGTACGACTTCTTCGGCGCCTGGGCCGCGCAGGGCCCGACGGCGCCGCACTCCCCGCTCACCTCGTACGCCGGCATCCCGCAGGCCGGCTTCGACTCGGACGCCGCGATCCAGAAGCTCAAGGGGCTCGGGATCCCGTCGTCGAAGCTGCTGCTCGGTATCGGCTTCTACGGGCGCGGCTGGACGGGTGTGACGCAGTCGGTGCCGGGAGGTACGGCGACCGGGCCCGCCCCGGGGACGTACGAGCAGGGCATCGAGGACTACAAGGTGCTGAAGACCACGTGCCCGGCCAACGGCACGGTCGCGGGGACGGCGTACGCGCACTGCGGCAGCCAGTGGTGGAGCTACGACACGCCCGCCACGATCGCCGGGAAGATGGCGTACAAGAACCAGCAGGGGCTCGGAGGCACGTTCTTCTGGGAGCTCAGCGGTGACACGACCGACGGGGAGCTGATCAGGTCGATCGGCTGA
- a CDS encoding AAA family ATPase: MDIGTQGSPAPADLAWVRGVDAYTMGAYPQAEEEFRTAVRLDPGMADGWLGLHALRVDTTTALLRMYRNRERFGEQRTRHRRTLNSWYWLGWWVQPVLESPRDLLLAHASHWLDGRHVPELDRALAGLPPVDADPQVRFLHACRAYLVKDWDQLLRYTEPLVNDPLLGIEAGLFGGMARVRLEMYGQAEPLLSTALMRCRSEQPQRKELRYWLARAHEGTGRSAAALPLYRAVHRVDPAFMDTSARLAAIAEYDGIDGTDEAVGLAAVSLAGAGAGFGQDSMDPQPAEADPPYVPEPRFGGDPQPPLGAQAPATAAGPPDGVREKAAAPAAAPPQFPSGPTDPVLLAEALAELERMVGLEPVKRQVKALSAQLNMARLRSGQGLPVQPPKRHFVFSGPSGTGKTTVARILGRVFYALGLLGGDHLVEAQRSDLVGEFLGQTAVKANELIDSALGGVLFVDEAYSLSNTGYSKGDAYGDEALQVLLKRAEDNRDHLVVILAGYPEGMDRLLATNPGLSSRFTTRVDFPSYRPLELTAIGEVLAAANGDLWDEESLDELRSISGHVVDQNWIDELGNGRFLRTLYEKSCAYRDLRLSGYAGTPTREDLATLRLPDLMQAYGEVLSGRSSQDPPGL, from the coding sequence ATGGACATCGGCACGCAGGGCTCACCGGCCCCGGCCGACCTCGCCTGGGTGCGCGGCGTGGACGCCTACACCATGGGCGCGTATCCGCAGGCCGAGGAGGAGTTCAGAACCGCGGTGCGGCTCGACCCCGGAATGGCGGACGGCTGGCTCGGCCTGCACGCGCTGCGCGTCGACACCACCACCGCCCTCCTGCGGATGTACCGCAACCGGGAGCGCTTCGGTGAGCAGCGGACGCGGCACCGCCGCACGCTGAACTCCTGGTACTGGCTGGGCTGGTGGGTGCAGCCGGTGCTGGAGAGTCCGCGCGACCTGCTGCTCGCACACGCCTCGCACTGGCTCGACGGGCGCCATGTGCCGGAGCTGGACCGGGCGCTGGCCGGGCTGCCGCCCGTCGACGCCGATCCGCAGGTGCGGTTCCTGCACGCCTGCCGGGCGTATCTGGTCAAGGACTGGGACCAGCTCCTCCGGTACACCGAGCCACTCGTCAACGATCCGCTGCTGGGCATCGAGGCCGGTCTGTTCGGCGGCATGGCGCGGGTGCGGCTGGAGATGTACGGGCAGGCCGAACCCCTGCTGTCCACCGCCCTGATGCGCTGCCGCAGCGAGCAGCCGCAGCGCAAGGAACTCCGGTACTGGCTGGCGCGGGCCCACGAGGGCACCGGCCGCAGTGCCGCCGCGCTGCCGCTGTACCGGGCGGTGCACCGGGTCGACCCGGCCTTCATGGACACCTCGGCGCGGCTCGCGGCGATCGCCGAGTACGACGGCATCGACGGGACGGACGAGGCGGTCGGCCTCGCGGCGGTGTCACTGGCAGGCGCCGGCGCGGGCTTCGGTCAGGACTCGATGGACCCGCAGCCCGCCGAGGCCGATCCGCCGTACGTGCCCGAGCCCCGGTTCGGCGGCGACCCGCAGCCCCCGCTGGGCGCGCAGGCCCCGGCCACGGCCGCGGGGCCGCCCGACGGGGTGCGGGAGAAGGCCGCCGCGCCCGCCGCGGCCCCGCCGCAGTTCCCGTCCGGTCCCACCGATCCCGTGCTCCTCGCCGAGGCGCTCGCCGAGCTGGAGCGGATGGTGGGCCTGGAGCCGGTCAAGCGCCAGGTGAAGGCGCTCTCCGCCCAGCTGAACATGGCGCGGCTGCGGTCGGGGCAGGGCCTTCCGGTGCAGCCCCCGAAACGGCACTTCGTCTTCTCCGGCCCCTCCGGCACCGGAAAGACGACGGTGGCCCGCATCCTCGGCCGGGTCTTCTACGCGCTCGGGCTGCTCGGCGGCGACCATCTCGTGGAGGCCCAGCGCTCCGACCTGGTCGGCGAGTTCCTCGGCCAGACGGCCGTGAAGGCCAATGAGCTGATCGACTCCGCGCTCGGCGGTGTGCTGTTCGTGGACGAGGCGTACTCCCTCTCCAACACGGGCTACAGCAAGGGAGACGCGTACGGCGACGAGGCGCTGCAGGTGCTGCTGAAGCGCGCCGAGGACAACCGGGACCATCTGGTGGTCATCCTCGCCGGCTACCCGGAGGGCATGGACCGTCTCCTCGCCACCAACCCCGGGCTGTCCTCCCGCTTCACCACCCGGGTCGACTTCCCCTCGTACCGGCCGCTGGAGCTGACCGCCATCGGCGAGGTCCTCGCGGCGGCGAACGGGGATCTGTGGGACGAGGAGTCGCTGGACGAGCTGCGCTCGATCAGCGGTCATGTGGTGGACCAGAACTGGATCGACGAGCTGGGCAACGGCCGCTTCCTGCGCACGCTGTACGAGAAGAGCTGCGCGTACCGCGACCTGCGGCTCTCGGGATACGCCGGCACCCCGACGCGCGAGGACCTGGCGACGCTCCGGCTGCCCGACCTGATGCAGGCCTACGGCGAGGTCCTCTCGGGCCGCAGCTCCCAGGACCCACCGGGCCTGTGA
- a CDS encoding uridine kinase family protein, whose product MSPLVSLDRAAAVLRALPPSCGPVRLIAVDGHAGSGKSTFATLLAAALGGAPVLRLDDLATHDELFEWTGRLLDQVIAPLSSGESALYRPYDWTLRRFGTPRPLPAAEVVLVEGVGSGRRALRPHLARLLWMDREPEASWLRGRRRDGPALSGFWDGWTVAETRHFAGDPSRPFADTLVRELPEGYEWLLGPNVTAGANHSVTEREHLTPPY is encoded by the coding sequence ATGAGCCCTCTCGTCTCCCTCGACCGCGCCGCTGCGGTCCTGCGTGCCCTGCCGCCGTCCTGCGGGCCGGTGCGGCTGATCGCGGTCGACGGTCACGCGGGCTCGGGGAAGAGCACCTTCGCCACGCTGCTCGCGGCGGCGCTCGGCGGGGCACCCGTGCTCCGTCTCGACGACCTCGCCACCCACGACGAACTCTTCGAGTGGACAGGCCGGTTGCTCGACCAGGTGATAGCGCCCCTGTCCAGCGGCGAGAGCGCGCTGTACCGGCCCTACGACTGGACGCTGCGCCGCTTCGGCACCCCTCGTCCGCTGCCGGCGGCTGAGGTCGTCCTGGTCGAGGGAGTCGGGTCGGGCCGGCGGGCGCTGCGGCCTCATCTCGCCCGGCTCCTGTGGATGGACCGGGAGCCCGAGGCTTCATGGCTCCGGGGCCGGCGCCGCGACGGGCCGGCGCTGTCCGGCTTCTGGGACGGCTGGACGGTGGCGGAGACGCGTCATTTCGCCGGGGACCCCTCGCGGCCCTTTGCCGACACGCTGGTACGGGAGTTGCCCGAGGGTTACGAGTGGCTCCTGGGGCCGAACGTGACAGCGGGAGCGAACCATTCCGTCACGGAGCGTGAGCACCTCACACCGCCGTACTGA
- a CDS encoding PH domain-containing protein, translated as MTVEQQELPALPVTFRPTRTRAVLLSVGTVMFVVITAVAFALDKLGPGERISFVLTALLFFGVLALLSRPKVVADELGVTVVNLTRSRRLEWAEILRVNLRPGDPWVFLDLSDGTSLPVLGIQPGVARRHAIRDARALRLLAESRGTGTDNG; from the coding sequence ATGACTGTGGAACAACAGGAGCTGCCCGCTCTCCCGGTGACCTTCAGGCCGACCCGCACCCGGGCCGTCCTGCTGTCCGTCGGAACGGTGATGTTCGTCGTCATCACCGCCGTCGCGTTCGCCCTGGACAAGCTCGGTCCCGGCGAGCGGATCAGCTTCGTCCTGACCGCGCTGCTCTTCTTCGGCGTGCTGGCGCTGCTCAGCCGCCCCAAGGTCGTCGCCGACGAGCTTGGGGTCACCGTCGTCAACCTGACCCGCAGCCGCCGGCTGGAGTGGGCGGAGATCCTCCGTGTCAACCTCCGTCCGGGTGACCCCTGGGTGTTCCTCGATCTGAGTGACGGCACGAGCCTCCCGGTCCTGGGAATCCAGCCGGGAGTCGCCCGTCGGCACGCCATCCGCGACGCGCGCGCCCTGCGCCTCCTCGCCGAATCGCGCGGCACCGGCACCGACAACGGCTGA
- a CDS encoding hemolysin family protein, which yields MSVLQLLFALLLVLANGFFVGAEFALVSVRRSQIEPLAAGGSSRARQVLHGLENLPQMMAAAQFGITVCSLTLGAVAEPTVAHLLEPVFHAVHVPEALIHPLGYVIALAVVVFLHLVVGEMLPKNLAMAAPEKTALWLSPTLVGFARLCRPVTAGLGACARLVLKLFRVEPKDEVEAVFTSDQLGQLVEDAGQAGLLDREEQERLGDALELGSRPVRDVLIVRSALVSVPPSVSPRQIEELTVRTGYSRFPVRGEGSGPFMGYLHVKDVLDLEDGERAVPQHIWRPMATLRAELPLDDALTVMRRAATHLAQVADASGRVLGLVALEDVLEKLVGEVRDPAHRTPVVPVPAAPAPDPVRALAG from the coding sequence ATGAGCGTCCTCCAACTGCTGTTCGCGCTGCTCCTCGTGCTCGCCAACGGCTTCTTCGTCGGCGCCGAGTTCGCCCTGGTGTCGGTGCGCCGCAGCCAGATCGAGCCCCTCGCGGCCGGGGGCTCCTCGCGGGCCCGGCAGGTCCTGCACGGGCTGGAGAACCTGCCGCAGATGATGGCGGCGGCGCAGTTCGGCATCACCGTCTGCTCGCTGACGCTCGGCGCGGTGGCGGAGCCGACCGTGGCGCATCTGCTGGAGCCGGTCTTCCACGCCGTCCACGTACCCGAGGCGCTGATCCACCCGCTCGGCTATGTCATCGCCCTCGCCGTCGTCGTCTTCCTGCATCTCGTCGTCGGCGAGATGCTGCCGAAGAACCTCGCGATGGCCGCGCCGGAGAAGACCGCGCTCTGGCTCAGTCCCACGCTGGTCGGCTTCGCCCGGCTGTGCCGCCCGGTGACCGCCGGGCTGGGCGCGTGCGCCCGGCTGGTGCTGAAGCTGTTCCGGGTGGAGCCGAAGGACGAGGTCGAAGCGGTCTTCACCAGCGACCAGCTGGGCCAGCTGGTCGAGGACGCGGGCCAGGCCGGTCTGCTGGACCGGGAGGAGCAGGAGCGGCTCGGCGACGCGCTGGAGCTGGGCAGCCGCCCCGTGAGGGATGTCCTCATAGTCCGCTCGGCGCTGGTGAGCGTGCCGCCGTCCGTGTCGCCGCGGCAGATCGAGGAGCTGACCGTCCGTACGGGCTACTCCAGGTTCCCCGTCCGGGGCGAGGGCAGCGGGCCCTTCATGGGCTACCTCCACGTCAAGGACGTCCTCGACCTGGAGGACGGCGAGCGGGCCGTACCGCAGCACATCTGGCGGCCCATGGCCACGCTGCGGGCGGAGCTGCCGCTGGACGACGCCCTCACCGTGATGCGGCGCGCCGCCACCCATCTGGCGCAGGTCGCCGACGCGTCGGGGCGGGTGCTGGGTCTCGTCGCCCTGGAGGACGTCCTGGAGAAACTGGTCGGCGAGGTCCGTGACCCCGCCCACCGGACGCCCGTCGTCCCCGTCCCGGCCGCGCCGGCTCCGGACCCGGTGCGCGCGCTGGCGGGCTGA
- a CDS encoding peptidase C39 family protein, whose product MSTPASRRTVLTAALAAAAGGSALSSAAPAAAAAAVPARAGRPRPLVDNRFWNSYTDWRSGAAAGTRAVAGRRPGLVIDTLAGRTEYADPHTGLTTAWEYATWTSPVHRPGVPATEVIASWNARTPSGTWLQTELSGTYTDGTQTPWFVMGRWAAGDGDIRRTSVDDQTDGRSTIWTDTFSVDDPASGLRLASYRLRLTLYRTPGTDLTPTVWRVGAMASDVPDRFTVPASTPRIARELAVPRYSQNVHVGQYPEYDNGGEAWCSPTSSQMIIEYWGRRPSAQELAWVNPAFADPQVCHAARHTFDYQYDGCGNWPFNAAYAATYRDMNAVVTRLESLDQLEALVKAGIPAITSQSFLKEELTGAGYGTSGHLMTVIGFTADGDVIANDPASPSNEAVRRVYKRAQWETIWLRTKRYNASGNVASGTGGVCYLYWPEHPTAAQRKALAALGID is encoded by the coding sequence ATGAGCACTCCCGCCTCGCGCAGAACCGTACTGACCGCGGCCCTGGCCGCAGCGGCGGGCGGGAGCGCCCTGTCCTCCGCCGCCCCCGCGGCTGCGGCGGCCGCCGTTCCGGCCCGTGCCGGCCGGCCGCGCCCGCTCGTCGACAACCGTTTCTGGAACTCGTACACCGACTGGCGCAGCGGCGCGGCGGCCGGCACCCGGGCGGTGGCGGGCCGCCGTCCCGGGCTGGTCATCGACACCCTCGCCGGGCGCACCGAGTACGCGGATCCGCACACCGGGCTGACCACCGCCTGGGAGTACGCGACGTGGACCTCGCCCGTCCACCGGCCCGGGGTTCCCGCGACCGAGGTCATCGCCTCCTGGAACGCCCGCACCCCGTCCGGCACCTGGCTGCAGACCGAGCTGTCCGGCACGTACACGGACGGCACCCAAACGCCGTGGTTCGTGATGGGCCGCTGGGCGGCGGGCGACGGGGACATCCGCCGCACGTCCGTGGACGACCAGACCGACGGCCGGAGCACCATCTGGACCGACACCTTCTCGGTGGACGATCCGGCGAGCGGACTGCGGCTGGCCTCCTACCGCCTGCGTCTCACCCTCTACCGCACGCCCGGCACGGACCTGACCCCCACGGTGTGGCGTGTGGGCGCCATGGCCTCCGACGTCCCGGACCGCTTCACCGTGCCGGCCTCCACGCCCCGGATCGCCCGTGAGCTGGCGGTGCCCCGCTACTCGCAGAACGTCCACGTGGGCCAGTACCCCGAGTACGACAACGGCGGCGAGGCCTGGTGCAGCCCCACCTCCTCGCAGATGATCATCGAGTACTGGGGCCGCAGGCCGTCGGCGCAGGAGCTCGCCTGGGTGAATCCCGCCTTCGCCGACCCGCAGGTCTGCCACGCCGCCCGTCACACCTTCGACTACCAGTACGACGGCTGTGGCAACTGGCCCTTCAACGCCGCCTACGCGGCCACGTACCGGGACATGAACGCCGTCGTCACCAGGCTGGAGTCCCTCGACCAGCTGGAGGCGCTCGTCAAGGCCGGAATCCCGGCCATAACGTCCCAGTCGTTCCTGAAGGAGGAGCTCACCGGCGCGGGCTACGGCACCTCCGGCCATCTGATGACCGTGATCGGCTTCACCGCCGACGGCGACGTGATCGCCAACGATCCGGCGTCGCCGAGCAACGAGGCCGTGCGCCGGGTCTACAAGCGGGCCCAGTGGGAGACGATCTGGCTCCGTACCAAGCGGTACAACGCGAGCGGGAACGTGGCGTCCGGCACAGGCGGTGTCTGCTACCTGTACTGGCCCGAGCACCCGACGGCCGCGCAGCGCAAGGCTCTCGCCGCCCTCGGCATCGACTGA
- a CDS encoding hemolysin family protein: MIIPLLLLCAAFLLILANGFFVAAEFGLVTVERADAERAAAEGDRRAGGVVRALRELSFQLSGTQLGITITSLVVGMLAEPALAQLLDAPLTAVGIPDGAVPGVAVVIGMLLASAVQMVVGELVPKNWAVSRPLQVARFVAGPQHRFSTLFRPVITLLNAAANRLVRAFGVEPAEELASARTPGELVSLARHSARAGTLEQDTADLFVRTLSLGGLTAQHVMTPRVKMSALQSDATAADVLNLTRATGLSRFPVYRDRIDEIVGMVHLKDALAVQAHQRQRTPVGRIAVPPLLVPETLPVRQLLERLRSEQPIAVVVDEYGGTAGVVTLEDIVEELVGEVRDEHDHHGDDRPELAAIAPEDGNPAWEADGSCRVLTLRRIGLDVPDGPYETVAGLVADLLGRIPVPGDRAELPGWRLSVRQVDRYRAERVRLVRTADGQALAETFAEAVR, encoded by the coding sequence ATGATCATCCCGCTACTGCTGCTCTGCGCGGCATTCCTTCTCATCCTCGCCAACGGCTTCTTCGTGGCCGCCGAATTCGGCCTGGTCACCGTGGAACGCGCGGACGCCGAGCGCGCCGCCGCCGAGGGCGACCGCCGCGCCGGGGGCGTCGTACGAGCCCTGCGCGAGCTGTCGTTCCAGCTGTCCGGCACCCAGCTCGGCATCACCATCACCTCCCTCGTCGTCGGCATGCTCGCCGAGCCCGCGCTCGCACAGCTGCTCGACGCGCCGCTCACCGCGGTGGGCATACCCGACGGTGCCGTCCCCGGCGTCGCGGTCGTGATCGGCATGCTGCTCGCCTCCGCCGTCCAGATGGTGGTCGGTGAGCTCGTCCCAAAGAACTGGGCCGTGTCGCGGCCGTTGCAGGTGGCCCGGTTCGTGGCCGGCCCGCAGCACCGCTTCTCGACGCTGTTCAGGCCCGTGATCACGCTGCTCAACGCCGCCGCCAACCGGCTCGTACGGGCGTTCGGAGTCGAACCGGCGGAGGAGCTGGCATCCGCCCGCACCCCTGGCGAACTGGTTTCCCTGGCCCGTCACTCGGCACGCGCCGGCACGCTGGAGCAGGACACCGCCGATCTGTTCGTACGGACGCTGTCCCTCGGCGGGCTCACCGCACAGCACGTGATGACCCCGCGCGTGAAGATGAGCGCGCTGCAGTCCGACGCGACCGCGGCGGACGTCCTCAACCTCACCCGCGCCACCGGCCTCTCCCGCTTCCCCGTCTACCGGGACCGCATCGACGAGATCGTCGGCATGGTCCATCTGAAGGACGCGCTCGCCGTGCAGGCGCACCAGAGGCAGCGCACCCCCGTCGGCCGGATCGCGGTCCCCCCGCTGCTGGTGCCCGAGACCCTGCCGGTGCGGCAGCTGCTGGAGCGGCTGCGCAGCGAGCAGCCGATAGCCGTCGTCGTCGACGAGTACGGCGGTACGGCGGGGGTGGTCACCCTGGAGGACATCGTCGAGGAGCTCGTCGGCGAGGTCCGCGACGAGCACGACCACCACGGCGACGACCGGCCCGAGCTGGCCGCGATCGCGCCCGAGGACGGCAACCCGGCCTGGGAGGCCGACGGCAGCTGCCGGGTCCTCACCCTGCGGCGGATAGGCCTCGACGTGCCCGACGGTCCCTACGAGACCGTCGCCGGGCTCGTCGCCGACCTCCTCGGCCGTATCCCGGTGCCCGGCGACCGGGCCGAGCTGCCCGGCTGGCGCCTCTCGGTGCGGCAGGTGGACCGGTACCGGGCCGAACGGGTGAGGCTGGTCCGTACCGCGGACGGCCAGGCCCTCGCGGAGACCTTCGCGGAGGCCGTGCGATGA